A single Drechmeria coniospora strain ARSEF 6962 chromosome 03, whole genome shotgun sequence DNA region contains:
- a CDS encoding urease accessory protein UreD: MPHKHKRKRGDDGDYELPPTQKARSLPTLSGKGRVTAKAASKRNGKSNATTTAVTTTKKPKSRSKDNDTPRAFRRLMAVAQGKKVRSGLDDGADKSKPSSAAVDVAPEAPRIQPGEDLRSFAARVNAALPVSGLTKKTKIRDGKDEQGLKVYRTIKERKMHKLYDQWRAEERKIQEKRDEQLELEVERELENDAAGILSSTAFKEESTEGGGKKKGRRRRGKPDEDKDEDPWLALKKRRGEVKIGLHDVAQAPPELHKKIRQPLRIGDAAVDVDNVPKAAGSLRRREELQVARNDIIDAYRKIREHEQAKLDGQRKKA, from the exons ATGCCTCACAAGCATAAGCGGAAGcgcggtgacgatggcga CTATGAACTGCCGCCGACACAAAAGGCCCGGTCGCTGCCCACTCTTTCTGGCAAGGGACGCGTAACTGCAAAGGCAGCCAGCAAGCGCAATGGCAAATCGaacgcgacgacgacggcagtaACGACGACCAAGAAACCCAAAAGCCGGAGCAAAGACAACGATACGCCGCGCGCATTCCGGCGactcatggccgtcgcccaaGGGAAAAAGGTTCGATCCGGCCTTGACGATGGAGCGGATAAGAGCAAACCGTCGTCTGCTGCGGTCGACGTTGCCCCGGAAGCACCACGTATCCAGCCCGGAGAGGACCTGAGGTCCTTCGCCGCTCGCGTCAATGCCGCCTTGCCCGTGTCCGGACTCACCAAGAAGACCAAGATTCGGGATGGAAAGGACGAACAGGGCCTCAAAGTCTACCGGACCATCAAGGAACGCAAGATGCACAAACTGTACGACCAGTGGCGGGCAGAAGAGCGGAAAATACAGGAGAAGAGGGATGAACAGTTGGAGTTGGAGGTGGAGCGCGAGCTGGAgaacgacgccgccggcatccttTCTTCTACCGCCTTCAAGGAAGAATCCACcgaaggcggcggcaagaagaAGGGCCGGAGGCGGCGTGGGAAGCCAGACGAGGACAAAGACGAGGATCCCTGGCTCGCGCTCAAAAAACGGCGCGGAGAGGTCAAGATTGGCCTTCACGATGTGGCACAAGCGCCCCCCGAGCTCCATAAGAAGATTCGACAGCCGCTCAGGATTGGcgatgctgccgtcgacgtcgacaacgTGCCCAAGGCCGCTGGAAGTCTGCGACGGCGCGAAGAGCTGCAGGTGGCGAGGAACGATATCATTGATGCATACAGAAAGATTCGCGAGCATGAGCAAgccaagctcgacggccagagAAAGAAGGCGTAG
- a CDS encoding Eukaryotic rRNA processing → MVTKSKLRLAIAAEKGIDFKKLKQQKKHKAALKEKCAHDGGVSSKDAKQGHVEVENESDEEEEEEDEDENLNLDAVDDSDTSESSIELEAKITRKKSEAQPKTRLRTDADAAEEEDDEEDEDDEDIPVSDLEDLDDEDKEDLIPHTRLTINNTAALQASLDRISIPTGKATPFAFHQCVVAAEETADSIPDVSDDLQRELAFYSQCLDAARRGRSKLLAEGIPFSRPKDYFAEMVKEDAHMEKVKAKLVEEASAKKAAAEARKLRDLKKFGKQVQVAKLQERHKEKRETLEKIKTLKRKRQESGGDGGTKEADIFDVGVDHELAKHAQRSAGTKGSQSQGANGKRQKKNEKFGFGGKKRHAKSGDAMSSGDLSSFDAKKMKAGGKGKAQRPGKARRKSMASR, encoded by the exons ATGGTCACCAAGAGCAAACTGAGGCTGGCAATTGCCGCCGAGAAGGGCATTGACTTCAAGAAATTGAAGCAGCAGAAGAAGCACAAGGCGGCTCTGAAGGAAAAGTGTGCTCATGATGGCGGGGTGTCGTCAAAGGATGCCAAGCAAGGACACGTCGAAGTTGAAAATgagagcgacgaggaggaagaagaagaggatgaggatgaaaAT CTGAAtctggatgccgtcgacgatagCGATACATCCGAGTCGTCGATCGAGCTTGAAGCGAAGATTACGAGAAAAAAATCAGAAGCACAGCCAAAAACAAGGCTGAGGACGGATGCGGACGCTGCGGAAgaagaggatgacgaggaggacgaggatgacgaggataTTCCCGTCTCTGACCTCGaagacctcgacgacgaagacaaAGAGGATTTGATCCCCCACACTCGACTCACCATCAATAACACGGCTGCTCTGCAGGCCTCTCTCGACCGCATCTCCATCCCCACTGGCAAGGCGACCCCCTTCGCCTTCCACCAGTGCGTCGTTGCTGCCGAAGAAACCGCCGACTCGATCCCTGATGTATCCGACGACCTGCAGCGTGAGCTTGCCTTTTACTCTCAATGCCTCGAcgctgctcgccgaggtcgttCCAAGCTTCTTGCTGAAGGCATCCCTTTCTCCCGTCCCAAGGACTACTTCGCCGAGATGGTCAAGGAAGATGCCCATATGGAGAAGGTGAAGGCTAAGCTTGTCGAGGAGGCGTCGGCAAAGAAGGCTGCAGCCGAGGCACGCAAGCTGCGCGACTTGAAGAAGTTTGGCAAGCAGGTCCAGGTGGCAAAGCTGCAAGAGCGCCACAAGGAAAAGCGAGAGACGCTCGAGAAGATCAAGACATTGAAGCGAA AGCGACAAGAATCTGGCGGTGATGGCGGTACTAAAGAAGCCGATATTTttgacgtcggcgtcgaccacGAGTTGGCCAAGCACGCACAGCGCTCTGCCGGTACTAAAGGCAGCCAATCCCAGGGCGCCAACGGAAAACGCCAGAAGAAGAACGAGAAGTTTGGGTTCGGTGGCAAGAAGCGCCACGCCAAGTCGGGCGATGCTATGAGCTCTGGCGATCTCTCTAGCTTTGATGCGAAGAAGATgaaggccggcggcaagggcaaggcaCAGCGTCCTGGAAAGGCTAGGCGGAAGTCCATGGCCTCACGGTGA
- a CDS encoding MYND domain protein, with translation MREVNFSIPNVNKASVGITTALYDRRALDCTSTLPLINSLNHLAYLTTSSARIRDILTVDGGIERLVCILKQGRSKDMMGMWKWNLAFQCVVNIGVRGTENVRTRVVESDMVPVIATILDNYIKVIDKCREKAEEANQKQMHDHHHRRHRHDHRTSSKATPSFANRPVRPELDQRSIRRHAPPPSIDVSASYAGPSTAAAQPTNGEPSASVLALPRNILTAPERPTMTPARHQHSFRGADTRQPAAVAAVHLLQPLAATGIGLDGIDNNFVRPVRDVDRLASMAPFPYADLASQPTSPTTPLPPPQLRSPTVRPATNVDAANRSRRRPSIRHQVSTVEADELNVDSMPSDEAPDAEMTGTAEIPSAVGIQDISMDDGESLLAGASLELTNPTVSETHQDAGTFNITHRAPIDGSIANNVNPAPVPAIGLSPSRPAMGTPQPAVPNSTVPRYLLDRHFVPNQHMLTAMPREEDVLMSLQLLAYVSKYCGLRSYFQKSHLVPKLTIGKDLNLLDGDEVSSDADDVDSVHEEEYLLPNDFNLFPLVEKFTVRYHSTDMQYWAGVVMRNLCRKDDTRGGIRQCAYYQCGKWEEYTRQFAKCRRCRRTKYCSKECQKSAWAFHRHWCVAAPQ, from the coding sequence ATGAGAGAAGTCAACTTCAGCATCCCCAACGTCAACAAGGCGTCGGTGGGCATCACCACGGCCCTCTATGATCGTCGTGCCCTCGATTGCACTTCGACCCTGCCTCTCATCAACTCCCTAAACCATCTCGCCTACCTCAccacctcgtcggctcgcATCCGCGACATCCTCACCGTCGATGGAGGCATCGAGCGCCTCGTCTGCATCCTCAAGCAGGGTCGCAGCAAGGACATGATGGGCATGTGGAAGTGGAACCTCGCCTTTCAATGCGTCGTCAACATTGGCGTTCGCGGCACCGAGAACGTCCGCACCCGCGTCGTCGAATCAGACATGGtccccgtcatcgccaccatCCTCGACAATTACATCAAGGTCATTGACAAGTGCCGCGAGAAGGCCGAGGAAGCCAACCAAAAGCAGATGCACGATCATCACCACAGGCGGCACCGTCACGACCACCGCACATCCTCCAAAGCCACACCTTCATTCGCCAACCGGCCCGTCCGCCCCGAGCTGGACCAGAGATCAATCCGCCGACATGCTCCTCCCCCGTCCATTGATGTCTCTGCCTCCTACGCCgggccatcgacggccgccgcccagccgACGAACGGCGAGCCATCGGCATCCGTACTTGCGCTCCCCCGGAACATATTGACCGCTCCcgagcggccgacgatgactcCGGCCCGTCATCAGCACAGCTTCCGTGGCGCCGATACCAGACAaccggcggccgtcgccgccgtccatctCCTGCAGCCACTGGCAGCCACTGGCATcgggctcgacggcatcgacaacAACTTCGTTCGACCCGTGCGCGACGTCGACCGTTTAGCCTCGATGGCTCCTTTCCCCTATGCCGACCTCGCTTCCCAGCCAACCTCACCCACGACCCCGCTCCCGCCGCCTCAGCTGCGGTCGCCGACGGTCCGACCGGCGAccaacgtcgacgccgccaaccGAAGCCGAAGAAGGCCTTCTATCAGGCATCAGGTCtcgacggtcgaggccgacgagctcaaCGTGGACAGCATGCCCTCGGATGAAGCTCCCGACGCCGAGATGACGGGCACCGCCGAGATTCCATCAGCCGTTGGCATCCAAGACATCTCCATGGACGATGGTGAGAGCCTGCTGGCAGGTGCTTCTCTGGAGCTGACGAACCCCACCGTGTCCGAAACGCACCAGGATGCGGGAACGTTCAACATTACCCACCGCGCCCCGATCGACGGCAGCATTGCCAACAATGTGAACCCTGCTCCGGTCCCGGCCATCGGGTTGTCTCCCAGCCGGCCAGCCATGGGCACGCCGCAGCCGGCCGTGCCCAACTCCACCGTGCCACGCTACCTGCTCGACCGCCATTTCGTTCCGAACCAGCACATGCTCACGGCGATGCCCCGAGAGGAAGACGTCCTCATGTCGCTTCAGCTCCTCGCCTACGTGTCGAAATACTGCGGCCTTCGGTCTTATTTTCAGAAGAGCCATCTGGTGCCGAAGCTGACCATCGGCAAAGACCTCAACCTGTTGGACGGCGATGAAGTTTCCTCtgatgccgacgatgtcGATTCCGTTCACGAAGAGGAATATCTTTTGCCCAACGACTTCAACCTCTTCCCCCTGGTCGAAAAGTTCACCGTCCGGTATCACAGCACCGACATGCAGTACTGGGCAGGCGTCGTCATGCGGAACCTCTGCCGCAAGGACGATACGCGCGGCGGTATTCGACAATGCGCCTACTACCAATGTGGCAAGTGGGAGGAGTACACGAGACAGTTTGCGAAatgccgtcgctgccgccgtaccaagtactgtagcaaGGAGTGCCAGAAGAGCGCGTGGGCCTTTCACCGTCATTGGTGTGTCGCTGCCCCCCAATGA
- a CDS encoding cation efflux family protein family — protein MDFTNPLQSPTIFISDDSDSSAPPYPGRYVDEPGLLSPSPGSPFFSPSRTMSTDGDSEEAGAAPPGPSPFNFQTQVISTSPVKSNIGQRRGHRYKHSSISAQHQIFQEPPPRPPPVVPASLPIPTLTEAWKSMQKDQRTRLYWSLCHLGVAVFIFFRSEGSLASMALSHLVFFDAGSAAVCAAVEVLGNFEVWRRSSMRHPFGLERVEVLAGFALSIFLLFGGFDLVSHNLKHLLESIGDHEAHHEHLHERVPAGTIDLVAAVAIVSTLVSAYGLRNHARIAKVMRVSYLAAMPSVLSNPFHFLTLFFSVLIALLPFFSIFLYTWLDRLICAVIAVAMFSLGTRVAIAQGLMLLMSYGGNNGSAGVSFVLREIESESAVERVDEAQFWQVHYSLCMANLKISICKGYDETSLMKLRNRISLLIQNRLGEGYGTGGNIRWEVTLEMRSDAGT, from the exons ATGGATTTCACCAACCCTCTGCAGTCTCCAACCATCTTCATCAGCGACGATAGCGACTCATCCGCACCGCCATACCCCGGTCGATACGTTGACGAGCCGGGACTTCtttccccctcccccggctCGCCCTTCTTCTCACCCTCTCGCACCATGTCTACTGATGGCGATTccgaggaggcgggcgcCGCTCCCCCCGGGCCCAGTCCCTTCAATTTCCAGACGCAGGTCATCTCGACCTCCCCAGTCAAGTCG AACATCGgccaacgacgaggccacAGATACAAGCATAGTAGCATCTCAGCGCAGCATCAAATCTTTCAAGAGCCACCCCCGAGACCACCACCAGTCGTCCCCGCCTCGCTGCCGATACCGACTCTCACCGAGGCATGGAAGAGCATGCAGAAGGACCAGCGCACCAGGTTGTACTGGAGCCTTTGCCACCTTGGCGTCGCTGTCTTCATTTTCTTCCGATCGGAGGGCTCGCTTGCCTCCATGGCCTTGTCGCATCTCGTCTTCTTCGACGCCGGCAGTGCCGCCGTCtgtgccgccgtcgaagtTCTTGGGAACTTTGAGGTGTGGCGAAGGAGCAGCATGAGGCATCCCTTCGGCCTCGAACGAGTCGaagtcctcgccggcttTGCCCTCTCCATCTTTCTGCTCTTTGGAGGCTTCGACCTCGTGTCGCACAATCTAAAGCACCTCCTCGAATCCATCGGAGATCACGAAGCCCACCACGAGCACCTACACGAGCGCGTTCCTGCGGGCACCAtcgatctcgtcgccgcggtTGCCATCGTGAGCACCCTCGTCTCCGCCTACGGGCTGAGGAACCATGCGCGCATAGCCAAAGTCATGAGAGTCTCctacctcgccgccatgccgAGCGTTTTGTCCAACCCCTTCCATTTCTTAACCCTCTTCTTCTCCGTACTCATCGCCTTGCTCCCTTTCTTTTCCATCTTTCTCTACACTTGGCTAGACCGGTTGATTTGCGCCGTCATCGCTGTTGCCATGTTCAGCCTGGGAACGAGAGTTGCCATTGCTCAAGGCCTCATGCTCCTCATGTCATATGGCGGTAACAACGGCAGCGCTGGTGTCTCATTTGTCTTGCGCGAGATCGAGTCAGAGTctgccgtcgagcgcgtGGATGAGGCGCAGTTTTGGCAGGTCCACTACAGCCTCTGCATGGCCAACCTCAAGATCAGCATTTGCAAGGGATATGATGAGACGTCGTTGATGAAGTTGCGGAATCGGATCTCGTTGTTGATTCAGAACCGCCTGGGGGAAGGTTATGGCACCGGAGGGAATATTCGATGGGAGGTGACTCTGGAAATGAGGTCGGATGCTGGCACCTGA